The sequence below is a genomic window from Citricoccus muralis.
CGATCCGCGTGAAATACCAGGCCATCAGGCTTGTGATTCTGCCGGACCAAGCACGCTCTTCGCAGCGCGGATTCAATCAGCTCGGAGTTCTGCACCCTCGACATCGACCAGCCCAGCACGCGCCGGCTATGGGCATCGGTGACCAGGCACAGATACAGCCATCCTTCCCCGGTACGTAGATACGTCACATCACTGATCCAGACCTTGTCCAGTTCGCCTTGATCCCAGGTGCGCTTCACCCGATCTGGAATGCGATGCGGGCGTACTCCAGCGATCGTGGTCACCGGGGAGAACATTCGTGGGCTGATCCCTTCCAACCCCTGACGACGCATCGACGCAGCCACCGTTTTCCGATTGACGTTGATCCCTTCTCGGCCGAGTTGAGCACTGATCCGAGGCGCTCCATACACGTGACCAGACTCGGCATGAACGTCGCGAACCTTCGCGTCGATCTGTCGTTGACGTGCCGCACGCGGCCCGGGAGGACGACCTTCGCGACCGACCCAGGCGTAATAGCCCGAGGCGGAGACTCCTAATAATCGCGCCATGCGCTTGATTTGGTGATTGTGCTTCTCCACGTGCATCAGTTCAAACCGTTCCGGTCCTGACGCTTCTGCGCGAAGAAGCTCGCGGCTTTTCCCAGGAACTCATTGTCCTTTCTGGCCTCGTAGAGTTCCTTCGTTAGCTTCGCGTTCTCAGCTTCAAGCTCCTCGACGGTGCGTCGTTTCGTTGGCTGGCGAGACTCGCGCTCGATCTTCACCCACCGGCCAAGTGACTGTTCTCCAACGCCGATCTCTTCGGCGACAGCTCGGATGCTGCGATCGGTATCGATCACCAATCGAGCGGCTTCTCTTTTGAATTCCGGGGTAAAGCTCCGGCGTTTACTCGTCATGGTTCTCATCGTGACACCTTCCTGGTAACAGCCACAGCCGCCACCTTGCTCAGATGTCCACTAATTCAGGGTAAGCCCACTACATCGCGGCCACCGTGAAGTCACTGCCCGCCTCAGTCCAGGAGGACGTCCGCACCGAGCTGGAAGCTTCCATTCTCGACGACGTCGACGCCCGCATTGAGGCCGGAGAAACCCCGGAAGAAGCCGAGCGCGCCGTCCTCACTGCCCTGGGTGACCCGGCCGTCCTCGCCGCCGGGTACTCCAACCAGCCTCTGCACCTCATTGGCCCCCGCTATTTCATCGCGTGGCGCCGACTGCTGAAACTGTTGCTCATCATCGTCCCGATCTGTGCCTTCGGCGGGGTCGCCTTCGCCCAGGTACTGGCCAACTCCTCCCCCGGCGAGGTGGTCGGCCAGGCCCTCGGCGTCGCCCTGGCGTCGGTGGTGCATGTGAGCTTCTGGGTCACCCTGGTGTTCGTGATCTTCGAACGTACCGGTGCCGATACGGGCACCACTTGGGACGTCGACCAGCTGCCGGATTGGCAAGACCACGGCACCGGTCGCTCCGACCTGATCGCCACCCTGGTCTTCCTGGGACTGGCCCTCGGTGCCGTCCTGTGGGATCAACTGCGCGGATTCATCCACGTAGACGGGGAATCGGTTCCGATTCTCGCGCCGCAGTTGTGGCCCTGGTGGATGGTCGGGTTACTGGGATTGCTGGTACTTGAAGCAGTTTTCGCCATCGTGCTGTATCGACGACGGCGCTGGAGCACAGCTCTCGCCGTGGCCAACACCGCCCTGGCGATCCTGTTCCTCAGCTGGGCCATGACCCTGCTGGGGCGTGGCGACCTGTTCAGCGCCGAGCTGATCGAGCTGGCGCTGAGCAACGGGGTCAGCCAAGACACGCTGCGCACCCTCGGCGTGATTCTCGGATTCGGCATCGTGACCATCAGTGCGTGGGACATCACCGACGGCTGGTGGAAGACCCACCGCATGGGCCAGCAGATTGAGAAAGTTCCGCTGATAACCTGATGAAAATGCGCTCCCCACGCGCGTCACCCGTTTCAGCAGCACCCCAAAGGACCCACCGATGAGCTCTCTCCCGACACGATTCACTCTCCTCTTGTCGGATGGAGCTACACAGTGATCACCGGGGAACTGAAATCCAAGATCGACCGCGTGTGGGATGCCTTCTGGTCGGGAGGCATCAGCAATCCGCTGGAAGTCATCGAGCAGATCACCTACCTGCTGTTCATCCGCCGACTGGACGAGATCCAGACCCTCGCCGAGAATAAGGCACGGGTCACCGGCAAGCCGATCGAGAATCCAGTGTTTTTGGCAGGCCAGACGGATCTTCGGTGGAGCCACTTCAAGAACACCTCCCCCGAGGTGATGTTCAAGATCATCGGTGACGAGGTCTTTCCGTTCCTGCGTGGAATGGGCGATGGCACCACATACAGCCAGCACATGAAAGATGCTCGCTTCACCATCCCCACCCCGTCCTTGCTGTCGAAGGTCGTCGACATGCTCGACGGCATCCCGATGACCGACCGCGACACTAACGGCGACCTTTACGAATATCTGCTGTCGAAAATCGCCTCGGCTGGCGTGAACGGACAGTTCCGCACCCCGCGCCACATCATCGACCTCATGGTCCAGATGACCGCGCCGACAGCGGTCGATGAGATCTGCGACCCCGCCTGCGGCACCGCTGGATTCCTTGTCTCGGCGAGCGAGTACGTCCGCGAGACTCACAATGATGCGCTGCTGGATGCCACACAACGGCGCCATTTCCACCATTCGATGTTCCACGGCTATGACTTCGACTCGACCATGCTCCGCATCGGCAGCATGAACATGCTCATGCACGGTATCGAAGCCCCGGATATTCGTTACCGTGACTCACTTTCTGAGGGTGCCGCTGGGGATACCGAGAAGTACACGCTCATCCTCGCCAATCCGCCTTTCGCTGGGTCTCTGGACTACGAGTCAACCGCGAAGGATTTGCAGAACACGGTCAAAACGAAGAAGACCGAGCTGCTGTTCCTTGCCTTGTTCTTGAAACTCCTCAAGACTGGCGGTCGCGCTGCGGTCATCGTTCCCGATGGAGTACTGTTCGGCTTGAGCTCAGCTCACAAGAAGCTGCGCAAGACGCTCGTTGAAGACCAAAAGCTGGATGCCGTCGTCAAGCTTCCCTCTGGCGTCTTCCGCCCCTACGCCGGTGTCTCGACCGCCATCCTCTTTTTCACCAAAACGAACGATGGCGGCACGGATAACGTCTGGTTCTACGATGTGCGTGCCGATGGGTTCTCTCTGGACGACAAACGCAGCCCCGTTGAAGCAAACGATCTGCCGGATGTGCTGGCTCGCTGGCAAGCGCGAGATGCAGAAAAGGATCGCGCCCGCACCGACCAGTCGTTCTTCGTGCCCAAGACGGACATCGTCGCGCAGGGGTATGACCTCACTATCAACAGGTACAAAGAAGTCGTCTACGAAGAAGTCGAACATCCCGCCCCGCTCGACATCATCGCCGACATCGAGAAGTTGGATGCCGAAATCGCTGCCGACCTCGACGAGCTGAAGGCGATGCTCTCGTGAAAACAGTTGTCCTCGGCGATCTAATTCGTCCGGCGGGACGAAAGGCGGGCGCCGACACCAACTTCCCCGTTTACTCAGTGACCAAGCACTCGGGATTCGTACCGAGTTTGGAGTACTTCAAGAAGCAGGTATTCAGTCGCGAAGTCACCGGATACAAGCTTGTCGAGCCCGGGGACTTTGCTTATGCCACCATCCATCTCGACGAAGGATCCATCGGCATTGCACCCGAACGTGGACTCATAAGTCCGATGTATACGGTGTTCAGCGCTGACGGATCTCGCGTGGACTCTAACTACCTGATCCGGTTCCTCAAGAGCCCCCGGGCACTCGCGCATTACCCTCAGCTAGGCAAAGGCGCTATCCACCGGCGCAAATCGATTTCACTAAGCGCGCTCGGAAATCTCCCCATTCCCCTCCCCTCGATCCCCGAGCAGCAACGGATCGCGGCGCTCCTTGACCGAGCCGACGCGATCCGCACCAAGCGCCGCCAGGTTCTCGCCCACCTCGACTCGCTCACCCAGTCGATCTTCCACGACATGTTCGGTCACCCTTTTTCAAACGAACGCCATTTCCCGAAGGAGTCGATCGGCTCGCTCGCGACTGTGGAGACTGGCAACTCACCATCCCGCGCTTCCGCCGAGAATTTCGGCAATGCGATCGAATGGATTAAGTCTGACAATCTCGGCAATGTCATCGCGACGCGTGCAATCGAAGGGCTCTCCGAGACCGGAATGAGACGCGCTCGAATCGCCCCGGCTGGCTCCATCCTCGTCACCTGTATTGCAGGCAGTGCTTTAAGTATCGGTAAGGCCTCCATTGTCGATCGCCCTGTCGCTTTTAATCAGCAGATCAATGCGATACTCCCTTCTGATTCCATCGACGCCATGTTCCTGCTCGGTCAGCTAAAAACATTCCCTGAGCTAGTCCGTGGTAGGTCGACCGGAGGGATGAAAGGTCTCGTCAACAAATCAGCATTCGCCTCGATAGAAGTCCTTGTGCCACCCCGAAAAACCCAACGCATTTACGCTCAACGCATGCAAGTACTTATAGGTTTACGACAGGCCACCCTTCATGCACTCACCGCCGACGATGACCTCTTCGCCTCACTTCAGTCCCGGGCATTTCGGGGAGATCTCTAAACCAAGCCATTCAGGTAGCCACTTATATCGCCCGCGATAACCCTTGCACTACAGTAGAGATATGGATATTCGGGCTGAGCGACTTGCGGCAGGCATGAGCCAGTCGCAGCTGGCACGCGCCGCAAAGGTTTCGCAACCGAATATATCCGCCTACGAGAACGGCCGCCGCGAGCCCAGCCCCGAGGTGCTAGAACGACTGCGCCGCGCTCTCAACGCGCCACCAATGCACCGAATTGACCAGCACCGCGCCGACATCCACCGCCTCGTTTCCGAGCACCGTGCCGCCGCGCCCCGCATCTTCGGATCAGTGGCACGCGGTGACAATACCGCAGGCTCCGACCTCGACCTACTCGTCGACTTCACGCCGGATGCCAGCCTGCTCGACATCATCGGACTCCGGCTCGACCTGGTTGATCTACTGCACATCGACGTCGATGTGGTGGACGTCGATTCACTTCGTGGGGAGATGCGCGAGCGGATACTCAAGGAAGCCGTCGCCATATGACCTCGGAGGCGGCGAAAACGCAGGATGCGGCAACACGCGTGGTTGCAGTGTGCGACGTGATTAGCGACATCGTCTCCGCAGGCGAGGAGAAATTCCTTGCGAACGTCCAAACTCAGTGGGCCGCCCAGATGGGGCTCATCCGCATCGGCGAAGCTGTATCGAAGATCCCTCTTCCCGTGCGTGAGCGCTTCCCCGCCCAGCCATGGCGAGCAATCATCGACATGCGCAACTTTGCCGCCCACCAATACGACGACCTCAACCAACACCGCGTATGGCGCACGATCGTGAGCGACGTGCCCGCGCTGCGCACGTATCTCATCGACACCGTCATCCCTGGGGTGGATACATGAGCAACTTCGCCTTCCTGCGAGAGACGATCCCACAGCTGTTCACCGACGCTGCCCGGGCGGAGTCCTATCTCGCGTCCGATCCGCGCTCGGCGTGCTTCTACAGTCGCCGCGCTGTCGAGCTCCTAGTCGACTACCTCTACGACGTGCTGTCGCTACGGGAGCCGTACCGAAGTGACCTTGCCGCGAAGATCAGTGACGCCTCGTTCAAAACACACGTGCCACCAGCCATCGGACAAAAGCTCACGGCAATCAGGCGCATGGCAAACACGGCCGTCCACGACACTCGGCAGATCAGCCAAGAAACGTCACTTGCAGTGTTGCGAGAGCTGTTCAACGTCATCGTCTGGGCGTCCTACCACTACTCTCCTCGGCCTGATGTGGTGCCCCTCCAGGCGCGGTTCGACCCAGCTCTAGCCGCCCGTTCAGCCCCGCTCTCACGCGAGGAGATTTCCCAACTTACGGAAAAATTCCGCGAGCAAGATGAGGAGCACGCCCGTGTGCTCGCCAAGAGGGATGAGCGGCTCGCGGCACACGAGGCCGAAATCGCCGAACTTCAGGCGAAAATCGCTAAGGCCCAGGCGTCCGTCGCGCCAGACACCCGGGACTACGACGAAGCCGCCGCGCGCGATCAGTTCATCGACGTTCTCCTGCGCGAGGCCGGCTGGCCCTTGGACCAAGACCGCGATCGCGAATACGAAGTCCAAGGTATGCCCACCGCTGAGGGGCGTGGCTTTGTCGACTATGTGTTGTGGGGTGCCGATGGTCTGCCGCTTGCGGTGATCGAAGCGAAGCGCACGGCAATGTCGCCGGACGTCGGGCAGCAACAGGCGAAGCTCTATGCCGACTGCCTGGAGCGCGAGTTCGGACGCCGACCAGTGATCTTCTACACCAACGGCTACGTCCACCGCATCTGGGACGACGCGGGGGGCTACCCGCCGCGCGAGGTTCAAGGCTTCTACACACGTGACGAGTTGGAATTACTCATCCAACGCCGACGCACAAAGCAACCGCTGTCGCCCCAGCCTGTGAACACTGATATCGCAGGGCGTCCGTACCAGGTGCGGGCGATCAAAGCCGTTAGCGATGCCTTCGATCGTCATCAGCGCGAAGCACTCCTGGTGATGGCCACTGGCTCCGGGAAGACCCGCACCACGATCGCTCTGGTCGATCTGTTGCAGAAAGCCAACTGGGTCAAACGAGTGCTGTTTCTTGCCGACCGTACCGCGCTCGTGAAACAGGCTGCGAACGCCTTCAAAGCCCACTTACCTGGGTCGACTACCGTCAACCTTGTCACCGAGAAGGCCGTCGACGGGCGCGTCTACGTCTCGACCTATCCGACCATGATGAATCTCATCAACGAGGTCGACAACAAACTGCGGCGCTTCGGACCAGGATACTTCGACCTCATCGTGATTGATGAGGCGCATCGCTCCATCTACGCCAAGTACGGCGCAATTTTCGACTACTTTGACGCCATGCTGGTCGGCCTGACTGCCACCCCGAAGGACGAAGTCGACCACAATACCTATCGACTGTTTCACCTTGAGGATGGTGTCCCCACCGACAATTACTCGCTCGATGAAGCCGTGGACGAGGGGTATCTCGTGCCTCCGCGTGGCGTGAGCTTTGACGGTGGCTTCTTGCGCGCAGGAATTCAGTATGCCGACCTGAGTGAGGAAGAGAAGGAACAATGGGATTCCCTTGACTGGGGAGATAACGGCCCGCCCGACGAGGTCGGGGCCGAAGAGATCAATCGATTCCTATTCAACGAAGACACCGTCGATAAGGTCCTCGAGACGCTGATGGTACGCGGCTACAAGGTGGCCGGCAGCGACCGTTTGGGTAAGACCATCATCTTCGCGAAAAATCAGAAGCATGCCGAATTCATCCAGCGTCGCTTCGACCTCGCCTATCCGGAGTATGCGGGCCATTTCGCCCGTGTCATCACGCACGGCACCCCGTACGCGCAAAGTCTCATCGACGACTTCTCGGTTCCGGACAAGGCGCCGCATATTGCGATCAGCGTCGATATGCTCGACACCGGAATTGATGTGCCCGAGGTTGTGAACCTCCTGTTCTTCAAGATGGTGCGATCCAAGTCGAAATTCTGGCAGATGATCGGCCGCGGCACACGATTGAGCCCCGACCTCTTTGGACCAGGAGAAGATAAACAAGACTTTCTCGTCTTCGATTTCTGCGGCAATCTCGAGTACTTCGGCCAAGACCTTCCCGGCTCGCAAGGCCAGATCCAAAAATCGCTCTCACAGCGATTGTTTGAGGCCCGTCTCGGGCTCGTGACCGCACTGGGCGACGCTGAGCCAGAGTTACGCACCTCGACCGCAGCTACGCTACATTCAATCGTCGAGGGGATGAACCTCGACAATTTCGTCGTACGTCCCCACCGTGCGGCAGTCGAGGAATTCGCCGAGAAGGATGCGTGGAAGCAACTCACGCCCGCAAAAGCCGAGCGGCTGCTGCCCATCGCCGGGCTACCCACCTCAGTCCGCGATGACGACGAGGACGCCAAACGATTCGACTTGCTGATTCTTCGTCGACAGCTGGCACAACTCGATGGGGACGCGATACTCGCCGAACGGATCCGAGAAACCGTCCAGCATATTGCGACATCCTTGCTCAGCAAGCTAGCAATCCCGTCTGTGGCGGAGCAGAGCGTTCTGCTGGAATCAATAGCTGGCGATGAGTGGTGGTTCGACGTGACACTACCGATGCTCGAACTTGCACGACAGCGGGTTCGTGGCTTGGTGCGCTTTATCGAGAAGACCCAGCGGAGTCCCGTATACACAGATTTCGAA
It includes:
- a CDS encoding type I restriction-modification system subunit M, which encodes MITGELKSKIDRVWDAFWSGGISNPLEVIEQITYLLFIRRLDEIQTLAENKARVTGKPIENPVFLAGQTDLRWSHFKNTSPEVMFKIIGDEVFPFLRGMGDGTTYSQHMKDARFTIPTPSLLSKVVDMLDGIPMTDRDTNGDLYEYLLSKIASAGVNGQFRTPRHIIDLMVQMTAPTAVDEICDPACGTAGFLVSASEYVRETHNDALLDATQRRHFHHSMFHGYDFDSTMLRIGSMNMLMHGIEAPDIRYRDSLSEGAAGDTEKYTLILANPPFAGSLDYESTAKDLQNTVKTKKTELLFLALFLKLLKTGGRAAVIVPDGVLFGLSSAHKKLRKTLVEDQKLDAVVKLPSGVFRPYAGVSTAILFFTKTNDGGTDNVWFYDVRADGFSLDDKRSPVEANDLPDVLARWQARDAEKDRARTDQSFFVPKTDIVAQGYDLTINRYKEVVYEEVEHPAPLDIIADIEKLDAEIAADLDELKAMLS
- a CDS encoding restriction endonuclease subunit S, translated to MKTVVLGDLIRPAGRKAGADTNFPVYSVTKHSGFVPSLEYFKKQVFSREVTGYKLVEPGDFAYATIHLDEGSIGIAPERGLISPMYTVFSADGSRVDSNYLIRFLKSPRALAHYPQLGKGAIHRRKSISLSALGNLPIPLPSIPEQQRIAALLDRADAIRTKRRQVLAHLDSLTQSIFHDMFGHPFSNERHFPKESIGSLATVETGNSPSRASAENFGNAIEWIKSDNLGNVIATRAIEGLSETGMRRARIAPAGSILVTCIAGSALSIGKASIVDRPVAFNQQINAILPSDSIDAMFLLGQLKTFPELVRGRSTGGMKGLVNKSAFASIEVLVPPRKTQRIYAQRMQVLIGLRQATLHALTADDDLFASLQSRAFRGDL
- a CDS encoding helix-turn-helix domain-containing protein yields the protein MDIRAERLAAGMSQSQLARAAKVSQPNISAYENGRREPSPEVLERLRRALNAPPMHRIDQHRADIHRLVSEHRAAAPRIFGSVARGDNTAGSDLDLLVDFTPDASLLDIIGLRLDLVDLLHIDVDVVDVDSLRGEMRERILKEAVAI
- a CDS encoding IS3 family transposase (programmed frameshift) codes for the protein MRTMTSKRRSFTPEFKREAARLVIDTDRSIRAVAEEIGVGEQSLGRWVKIERESRQPTKRRTVEELEAENAKLTKELYEARKDNEFLGKAAKLLRAEASGPERFELMHVEKHNHQIKRMARLLGVSASGYYAWVGREGRPPGPRAARQRQIDAKVRDVHAESGHVYGAPRISAQLGREGINVNRKTVAASMRRQGLEGISPRMFSPVTTIAGVRPHRIPDRVKRTWDQGELDKVWISDVTYLRTGEGWLYLCLVTDAHSRRVLGWSMSRVQNSELIESALRRACLVRQNHKPDGLVFHADRGAQYTSEDTYKVCWDLGLAQSVGRTGVCFDNAMAESVFSKLKTEFYDRRVWATRAEARAGVVHWIEQVYNRRRLHSALGMLPPVEYEHSLREQQSAGEIERLQATA
- a CDS encoding DEAD/DEAH box helicase family protein gives rise to the protein MSNFAFLRETIPQLFTDAARAESYLASDPRSACFYSRRAVELLVDYLYDVLSLREPYRSDLAAKISDASFKTHVPPAIGQKLTAIRRMANTAVHDTRQISQETSLAVLRELFNVIVWASYHYSPRPDVVPLQARFDPALAARSAPLSREEISQLTEKFREQDEEHARVLAKRDERLAAHEAEIAELQAKIAKAQASVAPDTRDYDEAAARDQFIDVLLREAGWPLDQDRDREYEVQGMPTAEGRGFVDYVLWGADGLPLAVIEAKRTAMSPDVGQQQAKLYADCLEREFGRRPVIFYTNGYVHRIWDDAGGYPPREVQGFYTRDELELLIQRRRTKQPLSPQPVNTDIAGRPYQVRAIKAVSDAFDRHQREALLVMATGSGKTRTTIALVDLLQKANWVKRVLFLADRTALVKQAANAFKAHLPGSTTVNLVTEKAVDGRVYVSTYPTMMNLINEVDNKLRRFGPGYFDLIVIDEAHRSIYAKYGAIFDYFDAMLVGLTATPKDEVDHNTYRLFHLEDGVPTDNYSLDEAVDEGYLVPPRGVSFDGGFLRAGIQYADLSEEEKEQWDSLDWGDNGPPDEVGAEEINRFLFNEDTVDKVLETLMVRGYKVAGSDRLGKTIIFAKNQKHAEFIQRRFDLAYPEYAGHFARVITHGTPYAQSLIDDFSVPDKAPHIAISVDMLDTGIDVPEVVNLLFFKMVRSKSKFWQMIGRGTRLSPDLFGPGEDKQDFLVFDFCGNLEYFGQDLPGSQGQIQKSLSQRLFEARLGLVTALGDAEPELRTSTAATLHSIVEGMNLDNFVVRPHRAAVEEFAEKDAWKQLTPAKAERLLPIAGLPTSVRDDDEDAKRFDLLILRRQLAQLDGDAILAERIRETVQHIATSLLSKLAIPSVAEQSVLLESIAGDEWWFDVTLPMLELARQRVRGLVRFIEKTQRSPVYTDFEDLLGDGVEVDFPRITPGTDFVRFQSKAEAYLRQHLEHLALQRLRRNKQLTPGDLSELEGMLVEAGAGPIDIVWANEQGGGLGIFIRGLVGLDRAAAAEAFKDYLDETRFTVDQVRFVNLIVDELTRNGVMDPERLFEPPYTDHAPIGPDMVFPQSDVEVIIDTLHDIRNTAVPPEVA
- a CDS encoding permease prefix domain 1-containing protein, giving the protein MKSLPASVQEDVRTELEASILDDVDARIEAGETPEEAERAVLTALGDPAVLAAGYSNQPLHLIGPRYFIAWRRLLKLLLIIVPICAFGGVAFAQVLANSSPGEVVGQALGVALASVVHVSFWVTLVFVIFERTGADTGTTWDVDQLPDWQDHGTGRSDLIATLVFLGLALGAVLWDQLRGFIHVDGESVPILAPQLWPWWMVGLLGLLVLEAVFAIVLYRRRRWSTALAVANTALAILFLSWAMTLLGRGDLFSAELIELALSNGVSQDTLRTLGVILGFGIVTISAWDITDGWWKTHRMGQQIEKVPLIT
- a CDS encoding HepT-like ribonuclease domain-containing protein; its protein translation is MTSEAAKTQDAATRVVAVCDVISDIVSAGEEKFLANVQTQWAAQMGLIRIGEAVSKIPLPVRERFPAQPWRAIIDMRNFAAHQYDDLNQHRVWRTIVSDVPALRTYLIDTVIPGVDT